In one window of Fimbriimonadaceae bacterium DNA:
- a CDS encoding DinB family protein, giving the protein MSDFAASWTLSRGRFNAELEGLSAEQLNWRLHSNALTIGEMALHVAGVEVSFLSQLLGTALSPLHARIKAAATEGVVNDHPFPFAAEEITPTLVAEALADARAMVEPVIGNPSDAVRAKEIVSALGPVIDGTGALARIAFHSGYHQGQVHLIRTAPGFPA; this is encoded by the coding sequence ATGTCCGACTTCGCCGCATCCTGGACGCTTTCGCGCGGGCGCTTCAACGCCGAGCTCGAGGGCCTGTCCGCCGAACAGTTGAACTGGAGGCTCCACTCCAACGCCCTCACCATCGGCGAGATGGCGCTCCACGTGGCGGGTGTGGAGGTCTCATTTCTCTCGCAGTTGCTCGGGACGGCGCTCTCGCCCCTTCATGCGCGCATCAAGGCGGCGGCGACCGAGGGGGTCGTGAACGACCACCCCTTCCCCTTCGCGGCCGAAGAGATCACCCCGACGCTGGTCGCGGAGGCCCTGGCGGACGCCCGCGCGATGGTCGAGCCCGTAATCGGCAATCCGTCGGACGCGGTCCGCGCCAAGGAGATCGTGAGCGCGCTCGGACCGGTGATCGACGGTACCGGCGCCTTGGCGCGCATCGCGTTCCACTCGGGCTACCACCAGGGGCAGGTGCACCTAATCCGCACCGCTCCCGGATTTCCGGCGTAG
- a CDS encoding PAS domain S-box protein — translation MDRRKTLSEREHQLLDLAASGHTDTRIAHLLGISEATVATYWGRIRIKLGPLNRSELVARFVREQSQELVDELKQRNQQLLTELREHSAQPPVENDSFYRDLIEHAPDAILIVNEQGVIETANRETCRLFGYELGQLEGQDLTVLIPDRYREVHKRHREDYTSGADRRRMGEHLSTVGRHRLGREFRIAATLAPAESAAGMRIMCIIRPAGEAP, via the coding sequence ATGGATCGCAGGAAGACGCTTTCGGAACGCGAACACCAACTGCTCGACCTTGCGGCGTCGGGACACACCGACACGCGCATCGCGCATCTTCTCGGGATCAGCGAGGCGACGGTCGCGACGTACTGGGGGCGCATCCGGATCAAGCTGGGCCCCCTCAACCGCTCCGAACTCGTGGCGCGCTTCGTCCGCGAACAGTCTCAAGAGCTTGTGGATGAGCTGAAGCAGCGCAACCAGCAGCTTCTGACCGAGCTGCGCGAGCACAGCGCCCAGCCTCCAGTGGAGAACGACTCTTTCTACCGCGACCTGATCGAGCACGCTCCCGACGCCATCCTCATCGTGAACGAGCAAGGGGTCATCGAGACGGCCAACCGGGAGACCTGCCGCCTGTTCGGCTACGAGCTGGGTCAACTCGAGGGCCAGGATTTGACGGTGCTCATTCCCGATCGGTATCGCGAGGTCCACAAACGCCACCGGGAGGATTACACGTCGGGCGCGGATCGGAGGCGCATGGGCGAGCACCTCTCCACCGTGGGAAGGCACCGGCTGGGCCGCGAGTTTCGCATCGCAGCCACGCTGGCGCCCGCCGAATCGGCGGCGGGAATGCGCATCATGTGCATCATCCGCCCCGCCGGAGAAGCCCCTTAG
- a CDS encoding Hsp20/alpha crystallin family protein produces the protein MTTRFVPDVSSPDLFGQARERWLGELASPRWIPPIDVRETDREWTFLFELAGLTEQDVEVEVRGDLLTVRGERGFGDEGRKEEFVCLERGHGAFLRSFKLDEPLTPENVEAKFDNGILTVVVPKAKAIRPRKVSIRSADRVLG, from the coding sequence ATGACGACTCGGTTCGTCCCCGACGTTTCAAGCCCGGACCTTTTCGGTCAGGCGCGGGAGCGTTGGTTGGGTGAGTTGGCGTCGCCGCGGTGGATTCCTCCAATCGATGTTCGCGAGACTGATCGCGAATGGACGTTCTTGTTCGAGCTCGCTGGGCTCACAGAGCAAGACGTCGAGGTTGAGGTGCGGGGCGACCTCCTGACGGTGCGCGGAGAGCGCGGGTTCGGCGACGAGGGGCGAAAGGAAGAGTTCGTCTGTCTCGAGCGGGGCCATGGCGCTTTTCTGCGATCGTTCAAGCTCGACGAGCCCCTGACCCCTGAGAACGTGGAAGCCAAGTTCGACAACGGCATCCTCACAGTCGTTGTCCCGAAGGCGAAGGCGATCAGACCCCGCAAGGTGTCGATCCGCTCAGCCGATCGGGTACTTGGTTAG
- a CDS encoding universal stress protein, with protein sequence MRVILATDGAIEADLAEAVCSKLPLPPGSMVTVAMAVHTSVPIGIGLIPEATLAADTWIGENQRIQRMVADQTLRRVHERIEQQGFQAEMALLDGDPAEQIERLAQEKDASLVVVGSGVTGSVTAMLLGSVSRHLVLHCGASVLVGKHFQEVPPEGSYQRIVEKEHLDALLAVDGSPGSDMGIQSLEAFPDPVFRKLFVLCVDNVPSWPIVRASDRTTGAQAVAELAAQRLQGCAAEVIPITSAGRPSAAIAHEAKTHDVDLIVLGANRHGTIERLLTGSCAYETATAAPCSVLIVRDVLPFG encoded by the coding sequence ATGCGCGTCATCCTAGCTACAGACGGAGCGATCGAGGCGGACCTCGCGGAAGCGGTCTGCTCAAAGTTGCCTCTGCCCCCCGGCAGCATGGTCACCGTCGCGATGGCCGTGCACACCAGCGTGCCGATCGGGATCGGCCTGATCCCCGAAGCCACGCTGGCTGCCGACACCTGGATCGGCGAGAACCAGCGCATCCAGCGCATGGTCGCAGACCAGACGTTGCGGCGCGTCCACGAACGGATCGAGCAGCAGGGATTCCAAGCCGAAATGGCCCTGCTCGACGGAGACCCTGCGGAGCAGATCGAGCGCTTGGCGCAGGAGAAGGACGCCTCGCTGGTCGTCGTGGGAAGCGGCGTCACGGGAAGCGTGACCGCCATGCTTCTGGGGAGCGTGTCGAGACACCTTGTGCTCCACTGCGGCGCCTCGGTGCTGGTGGGCAAGCACTTCCAAGAGGTGCCTCCCGAGGGTTCGTACCAGCGCATCGTCGAGAAGGAGCATCTCGACGCGTTGCTCGCCGTGGACGGATCGCCCGGTTCGGACATGGGGATCCAGAGCCTTGAGGCGTTCCCTGACCCGGTGTTTCGCAAGCTGTTTGTCCTCTGCGTGGACAATGTGCCGAGCTGGCCGATCGTGCGCGCCAGCGACCGAACGACGGGCGCCCAAGCCGTGGCCGAACTGGCCGCACAGCGCTTGCAGGGCTGCGCGGCCGAGGTGATCCCCATCACGTCGGCGGGACGCCCCTCGGCCGCCATCGCGCACGAGGCGAAAACGCACGATGTGGACCTGATCGTTCTCGGCGCGAACCGCCACGGAACCATCGAACGGCTCCTCACGGGAAGCTGCGCGTACGAGACCGCCACTGCGGCCCCCTGCTCGGTGCTGATCGTGCGCGATGTGCTGCCCTTCGGATAG
- a CDS encoding DPP IV N-terminal domain-containing protein, with the protein MTAFFSSRRACAPASSSFLRLALLAGLSLCAAQAPAQGHTIGTAVLAGLEGNRANWALANRFTSEALRPFVYSTSIQPRFINDTDSFWYSWRSSDGTTFTVVDPKEKSKKPLFDSADMAAKLSEATKKPFDVNTLPITTLTFSKDAKTISFTAEGLRFEYNLETQVLKTLGKAPTPPAGGGGAFQGRGGGGGRRGGQGGPPGQGGRTSFKNESPDKKAYVYAQDHNLFYVDVSDEEHPIQLTKDGEENYSFGARGQGGGFQRQQQQEEEQQQQDEGEQTGTERPAPETRVRANVTWSKDSKSFFVTRTDSRKVAELYLVNVLAEPRPTLMSYKYSMPGEENVPQQEVFAFDPATKTLKRLKVEKWKDQRVSEIDWREGSSTKLRFLRRDRLQRNSEFCEMDLASGETTCLIPESIVDGFLERQPTKEIKPGGDFIWWSERSGWGHLYRYDYEGKLLNAITSGPWRVEGVTAVDPKTEEVWFTATGREKGENPYYTHLYRVKFDGSDLKLIDPGDADHSSTLAPSRKFAVDVFSRADMAPKAVVRDANGKVVMELEETDLTRLRETGWQMPETFQVKAADGTTDIYGVMWKPIDFDPAKKYPIIANVYPGPQTESVISTFSATANNQRIAQLGFIVIQIGNRGGNPKRSNAYHSFGYYNLRDYGLADKKAGIEQLALLHPWIDIDRVGIYGHSGGGFMTAAALMQPPYNDFFKVGVSSSGNHDNNIYNQNWSEQNHGLKEVMELKDGEFVSKFEIKVPTNIELAPNLKGKLLLVTGDMDNNVHPGNTIRLVNALIKANKRFDLMIMPGKAHGYGDMQGYFNQMLMEYFAEHLLGDNYRNSADMDDHRGG; encoded by the coding sequence ATGACTGCGTTCTTTTCTTCCCGGCGCGCCTGCGCGCCCGCTTCTTCGTCGTTCCTCCGCCTTGCCCTGTTGGCCGGCCTGAGCCTGTGCGCCGCGCAAGCCCCCGCTCAGGGCCACACCATCGGCACCGCCGTGCTCGCGGGACTCGAAGGCAACCGGGCGAACTGGGCCCTTGCCAATCGGTTCACATCCGAGGCGCTGCGCCCGTTCGTCTACAGCACCTCGATCCAACCGCGGTTTATCAACGACACCGACTCCTTCTGGTACTCGTGGCGAAGCAGCGACGGCACGACCTTCACCGTGGTCGACCCCAAGGAGAAGTCCAAAAAGCCACTCTTCGACAGCGCGGACATGGCCGCCAAACTCTCCGAGGCCACCAAGAAGCCGTTCGACGTCAACACGCTTCCCATCACCACGCTCACGTTCTCCAAGGATGCAAAGACCATCTCCTTCACCGCGGAAGGCCTGCGCTTTGAATACAACCTGGAAACCCAGGTGCTGAAGACCCTGGGCAAAGCCCCGACGCCCCCTGCGGGCGGCGGTGGCGCGTTCCAGGGGCGCGGGGGCGGAGGGGGACGCCGAGGCGGCCAGGGAGGCCCTCCCGGACAAGGGGGTCGCACCAGCTTCAAGAACGAGTCGCCCGACAAGAAGGCCTACGTCTACGCGCAGGACCACAACCTGTTCTACGTGGACGTCTCGGACGAAGAGCACCCCATCCAGCTCACCAAGGACGGCGAGGAGAACTACAGCTTCGGCGCCCGGGGCCAGGGCGGCGGCTTCCAAAGACAGCAACAACAAGAGGAGGAGCAGCAGCAACAGGACGAAGGCGAGCAGACGGGCACCGAGCGCCCCGCCCCGGAAACGCGCGTGCGGGCCAACGTCACGTGGTCGAAAGACTCCAAGTCCTTCTTCGTCACGCGGACCGACTCCCGCAAGGTCGCCGAGCTCTACCTCGTCAACGTGTTGGCCGAGCCCCGGCCCACGCTGATGTCGTACAAGTACTCGATGCCCGGCGAGGAGAACGTGCCCCAGCAAGAGGTGTTCGCCTTCGACCCCGCCACGAAAACGCTCAAACGGCTCAAGGTCGAGAAGTGGAAGGACCAGCGCGTCTCCGAGATCGACTGGCGCGAAGGCTCCTCGACCAAGCTTCGGTTCCTGCGGCGAGATCGCCTGCAGCGCAACAGCGAGTTCTGCGAGATGGACCTCGCCAGCGGCGAGACCACGTGCCTTATCCCCGAGTCCATCGTGGACGGGTTCCTCGAGCGCCAGCCCACGAAGGAGATCAAGCCCGGAGGCGACTTCATCTGGTGGTCGGAACGTTCCGGCTGGGGACACCTCTACCGCTACGATTACGAGGGCAAGCTCCTCAACGCGATCACCTCCGGTCCGTGGCGGGTCGAAGGCGTGACGGCCGTCGATCCCAAAACCGAGGAGGTCTGGTTCACCGCCACGGGCCGCGAGAAGGGCGAGAACCCCTACTACACCCACCTCTACCGGGTGAAGTTCGACGGCTCGGATCTCAAGCTCATCGATCCCGGCGATGCCGACCACAGTTCGACCCTTGCCCCCTCACGCAAGTTCGCGGTCGACGTGTTCTCGCGCGCGGACATGGCCCCCAAAGCCGTGGTGCGCGACGCGAACGGCAAGGTCGTCATGGAACTCGAGGAGACGGATCTCACCCGCCTTCGGGAAACGGGCTGGCAGATGCCGGAGACCTTCCAGGTGAAAGCCGCGGACGGGACGACGGACATCTACGGCGTGATGTGGAAGCCGATCGACTTCGACCCCGCCAAGAAGTATCCGATCATCGCCAACGTCTATCCCGGTCCGCAGACGGAGAGCGTCATCAGCACGTTCAGCGCGACGGCGAACAACCAGCGGATCGCGCAACTCGGGTTCATCGTGATCCAGATCGGCAACCGTGGGGGCAACCCGAAGCGATCGAACGCGTACCACAGCTTCGGCTACTACAACCTGCGGGACTACGGCCTGGCCGACAAGAAGGCCGGCATCGAGCAGCTCGCGCTTCTCCACCCGTGGATCGACATCGACCGGGTCGGCATCTACGGCCACTCGGGCGGCGGGTTCATGACCGCCGCCGCGCTGATGCAGCCTCCGTACAACGACTTCTTCAAAGTCGGCGTGTCGAGCTCGGGCAACCACGACAACAACATCTACAACCAGAACTGGTCCGAGCAGAACCACGGCCTCAAGGAGGTTATGGAGCTGAAGGACGGCGAGTTCGTGTCCAAGTTCGAGATCAAGGTGCCGACGAACATCGAGCTGGCGCCGAACCTCAAAGGCAAGCTGCTCCTGGTGACCGGGGACATGGACAACAACGTGCACCCCGGCAACACGATCCGGCTCGTGAACGCCCTCATCAAGGCGAACAAGCGGTTCGACCTCATGATCATGCCGGGCAAGGCCCACGGCTACGGCGACATGCAAGGCTACTTCAACCAGATGCTGATGGAGTACTTCGCCGAGCACCTGCTGGGCGACAACTACCGCAACAGCGCGGACATGGACGACCATCGGGGAGGGTAG
- a CDS encoding carbohydrate ABC transporter permease, protein MKRTQVWRITLIHVVLVVLSILFLFPLIWMLSTSVKPIEETMQIPPTWIPKHWNWSSYVDAITYGSDKVGFIPFVIYARNTLLLAILGVAGTLFSNSVVAYAFSRLRWPGRDIAFAVTLATMMVPFPVLMVPIYELFRNLGWIGTFRPLWVPTFFGSAFSIFLLRQFFRTIPFELSEAAKLDGASEWRIFRDVIVPLAKPALAVVALFHFMATWNDFLGPLIYLQDQDTFTLSLGLQFYQSQHGGTQWNLLMAASTIVVAPVIILFFFTQKQFIQGIAATGLKG, encoded by the coding sequence ATGAAGCGCACCCAGGTGTGGCGCATCACGTTGATCCACGTCGTGCTGGTCGTGCTGTCCATCCTCTTCCTGTTTCCGCTCATCTGGATGCTCTCCACCTCGGTCAAGCCGATCGAAGAGACCATGCAGATTCCGCCGACGTGGATCCCCAAGCACTGGAATTGGTCGAGCTACGTCGACGCGATCACGTACGGGAGCGACAAGGTCGGGTTCATCCCGTTCGTGATCTACGCGCGCAACACGTTGCTGTTGGCGATCCTCGGCGTCGCCGGAACCTTGTTCTCCAACTCCGTGGTGGCGTACGCGTTCTCACGGCTTCGGTGGCCCGGACGGGACATCGCGTTCGCCGTCACGCTCGCCACGATGATGGTTCCGTTCCCTGTGCTGATGGTGCCCATCTACGAGCTGTTTCGCAACCTCGGTTGGATCGGCACGTTTCGGCCGCTCTGGGTGCCGACGTTCTTTGGCAGCGCGTTCAGCATCTTCCTGCTCCGCCAGTTCTTCCGCACCATCCCGTTCGAGCTCTCCGAGGCCGCGAAGCTCGACGGCGCCTCCGAGTGGCGCATCTTCCGCGATGTGATCGTCCCGCTCGCCAAGCCGGCGCTCGCCGTGGTCGCCCTGTTCCACTTCATGGCCACGTGGAACGACTTCCTCGGACCGCTCATCTACCTGCAGGACCAGGACACGTTCACGCTCTCGCTGGGGCTGCAGTTCTACCAAAGCCAGCACGGCGGCACGCAGTGGAATCTGCTCATGGCCGCCTCGACGATCGTGGTCGCGCCCGTGATCATCCTGTTCTTCTTCACGCAGAAGCAGTTCATTCAGGGGATCGCGGCGACGGGGCTGAAGGGGTAG
- a CDS encoding sugar ABC transporter permease → MTPDRQQKVGPGRQRRSETRIALLFAAPWIIGFSGFLLYPLLASLYYSFCDYSVLKAPVWIGGANYKGLFADELFWATLGNTFYYAAFALPLGMVVALGLAMLLNTKVRGQTVYRTIFFLPSLVPMVSLAVLWLWMFNSEHGLVNQAIRGVGLPAPNWLTDPMWSKPALVLMGVWGMGNAMVIYLAGLQDVPTSLYEAAELDGAGAWQRTRNVTLPMISPVILFNLIMGIIGTLQIFTVPYVMFPNGSPARSTYFYTTYLFDNAFKYHKMGYACAMGWIMFIIILVLTLVSLRLTDKHVHYGGG, encoded by the coding sequence GTGACCCCCGACCGACAGCAGAAGGTCGGGCCCGGTCGCCAGCGCCGGTCGGAAACGCGCATCGCCCTGTTGTTCGCGGCGCCGTGGATCATCGGGTTTTCGGGTTTTCTGCTCTATCCGCTCCTCGCTTCGCTTTACTACTCGTTCTGCGATTACTCGGTGTTGAAGGCGCCGGTATGGATCGGCGGCGCGAACTACAAGGGCCTGTTCGCCGACGAGCTGTTTTGGGCCACGCTGGGCAACACGTTCTACTACGCGGCCTTCGCGCTGCCGTTGGGCATGGTCGTGGCGCTCGGCTTGGCCATGCTGCTGAACACGAAGGTGCGCGGCCAGACCGTGTACCGGACGATCTTCTTCCTGCCGTCACTCGTGCCGATGGTGTCGCTCGCCGTGCTCTGGCTGTGGATGTTCAACAGCGAGCACGGGCTGGTGAACCAGGCCATTCGAGGCGTGGGCCTTCCTGCGCCGAACTGGCTCACCGACCCGATGTGGTCGAAGCCCGCGTTGGTGCTGATGGGGGTGTGGGGCATGGGCAACGCGATGGTGATCTACCTCGCGGGTCTGCAGGACGTCCCGACATCGCTCTACGAGGCCGCCGAGCTCGATGGCGCGGGCGCCTGGCAACGGACCCGAAACGTCACGTTGCCGATGATTTCGCCGGTGATCCTGTTCAACTTGATCATGGGCATCATCGGGACGCTGCAGATCTTCACGGTGCCCTACGTGATGTTCCCCAACGGCAGCCCGGCGCGCTCGACCTACTTCTACACGACCTACCTGTTCGACAACGCGTTCAAGTACCACAAGATGGGCTACGCGTGCGCCATGGGCTGGATCATGTTCATCATCATCCTGGTGCTCACGTTGGTGAGCCTGCGCCTGACGGACAAGCACGTCCACTACGGAGGGGGCTGA
- a CDS encoding ABC transporter substrate-binding protein, with translation MCEDGGVSTLPKLGMPLIGIVVLAAFVASERVTAPPPQGDRVVVTYWEKWTGFEGDAMRAVVDEFNRSQNRIFVKMLSVAGIEDKTLFATAGGNPPDVAGLYGPNVAWYVDDGAILPLDDYCRKFGIKEEDYIPIYWDICSIRGGLYALPTTPASTALHYNKRLFRQAGLDPEKPPETIEQMDAMAEKLTKRDASGRVVQSGFLPAEPGWWNWGWGFVFGGKLWDGKDKITANSPENVRAFEWVQGYSKRYGASDLQSFRSGFGNFASPQNAFLAEKVAMELQGVWMFNFISQFAPKLEWAAVPFPHPADRPDLSGLTFADLDILVIPRGAKHPDEAFEFIRYVQSQKAMEMLCLGQRKHSPLRKVSDHFWQTSKNPNIRLFAELPGKVAVVSPPKLAIWPEYSAELNAAFDEIALMRKTPKEALDYVQVRVQAKLDDYLMRQQAREGNR, from the coding sequence ATGTGCGAAGATGGTGGGGTGTCGACGCTCCCCAAACTCGGCATGCCTCTTATCGGCATCGTGGTGTTGGCAGCCTTCGTGGCCTCGGAGCGGGTCACGGCACCTCCGCCCCAGGGCGATCGCGTGGTCGTGACCTACTGGGAGAAATGGACGGGTTTCGAGGGAGACGCCATGCGGGCCGTGGTCGACGAGTTCAACCGCAGCCAGAACCGCATCTTCGTGAAGATGCTCTCGGTCGCAGGCATCGAAGACAAGACGCTCTTCGCCACGGCGGGTGGGAACCCGCCCGATGTGGCGGGACTGTATGGTCCCAACGTGGCCTGGTACGTGGACGACGGAGCGATCCTGCCCCTCGACGATTACTGCCGCAAGTTCGGCATCAAGGAGGAGGACTACATCCCGATCTACTGGGATATCTGTTCGATCCGCGGCGGCCTCTATGCGCTCCCGACCACCCCGGCCTCGACCGCCCTCCACTACAACAAGCGGCTGTTCCGACAGGCGGGATTGGACCCCGAGAAGCCGCCGGAGACCATCGAGCAGATGGACGCCATGGCCGAGAAGCTGACCAAGCGGGACGCAAGCGGTCGGGTCGTCCAATCGGGCTTCCTGCCCGCCGAGCCCGGGTGGTGGAACTGGGGCTGGGGGTTCGTCTTCGGCGGCAAGCTGTGGGACGGCAAGGACAAGATCACGGCCAACTCTCCTGAGAATGTGCGGGCGTTCGAGTGGGTGCAGGGCTACTCGAAGCGGTACGGGGCGTCGGATCTGCAGTCGTTCCGAAGCGGGTTCGGCAACTTCGCGTCGCCTCAGAACGCCTTCCTGGCGGAGAAGGTCGCCATGGAGCTCCAGGGCGTCTGGATGTTCAACTTCATCTCCCAGTTCGCCCCGAAGTTGGAGTGGGCCGCGGTGCCGTTTCCCCACCCCGCGGATCGTCCCGATCTCTCGGGACTGACGTTCGCCGACCTCGACATTCTGGTCATTCCACGCGGCGCGAAGCACCCCGACGAGGCGTTCGAGTTCATCCGTTACGTGCAGTCGCAGAAGGCCATGGAGATGCTGTGCCTGGGACAGCGCAAACACTCTCCCTTGCGCAAGGTGAGCGATCACTTCTGGCAGACGAGCAAGAACCCCAACATCCGCCTGTTCGCGGAGCTGCCGGGCAAGGTCGCCGTGGTCTCGCCGCCAAAACTGGCGATCTGGCCGGAGTACAGCGCCGAACTGAACGCCGCGTTCGACGAGATCGCGCTCATGCGGAAGACCCCGAAGGAAGCCCTCGACTACGTCCAAGTCCGGGTTCAAGCGAAGTTGGACGACTACCTGATGCGCCAGCAGGCGCGGGAGGGAAACAGGTGA
- a CDS encoding STAS domain-containing protein: MALTVAHPFQICVRALRRATLVEVLGTLDGPLLGDPEVAEVFTGAKVVVLDLTRVEAFDPRGLEALERVSAMADAAQVRLRVVSPRGSKLRRALDLLRFPSFVVVEDTVLRALRYGRP, encoded by the coding sequence ATGGCGTTGACCGTTGCTCATCCGTTTCAAATTTGCGTGCGCGCGTTGCGTCGCGCGACGCTCGTCGAGGTCCTCGGGACGCTTGACGGCCCCCTGCTCGGCGACCCCGAGGTGGCCGAGGTCTTCACGGGCGCCAAGGTCGTGGTGTTGGACCTCACCCGGGTCGAGGCGTTCGATCCCCGCGGCCTCGAAGCCCTGGAGCGCGTGAGCGCCATGGCCGACGCCGCGCAGGTTCGGCTGAGGGTGGTTTCACCGCGCGGCTCCAAGCTGCGCCGCGCCCTGGACCTCCTGCGGTTCCCGTCGTTCGTCGTGGTGGAGGACACCGTCCTTCGCGCGTTGCGCTACGGCCGGCCCTAG
- a CDS encoding sugar phosphate nucleotidyltransferase, whose product MKGVILAAGKGSRLYPVTHRIPKPLLPLANRPTLEYAFDRLKEIGVTEICIVVGETEPQMREALGDGSAYGVSLSYVRQTEPKGLAHAAGFCERFVGGDSFVLYLGDAMYSEGFQAFAKRFTESGCANLNIVKPVEDPSRFGVANVDGERIVKLVEKPSQPESNLAMAGMYFFGPQIWSVLPTLQPSARGEYEITDAIQTLVDRGETVLAGVYTGDWFDTGTLDSFLATSAYLVKGGSLIAEGARASGEVGPGVVVGEGASVACGRLEDCVVLPGADVRVGGTLRHSVVGGTLRADGDVEGLLSYED is encoded by the coding sequence GTGAAAGGAGTGATTCTCGCCGCTGGAAAAGGCTCGCGGCTCTACCCCGTCACCCATCGCATCCCCAAGCCACTCCTGCCTCTGGCGAACCGCCCGACGTTGGAGTACGCGTTCGATCGCCTGAAGGAGATCGGGGTGACGGAGATCTGCATCGTGGTCGGCGAAACCGAACCCCAAATGCGCGAAGCGCTGGGTGACGGTTCGGCGTACGGCGTGAGTCTGAGCTACGTGAGGCAGACCGAGCCGAAAGGTCTGGCCCATGCCGCTGGTTTTTGCGAGCGGTTCGTGGGCGGCGATTCGTTCGTCCTCTACCTCGGGGACGCCATGTACAGCGAGGGATTTCAAGCGTTTGCCAAGCGGTTCACCGAGTCGGGGTGCGCCAACCTCAACATCGTCAAGCCCGTGGAAGACCCGTCGCGTTTCGGGGTTGCCAATGTGGACGGCGAGCGCATCGTGAAGTTGGTGGAGAAGCCCTCGCAGCCGGAGTCGAACCTGGCGATGGCGGGCATGTACTTCTTCGGTCCCCAGATTTGGAGCGTGCTCCCCACCCTCCAGCCGAGCGCGCGGGGCGAATACGAGATCACGGATGCGATCCAGACGTTGGTGGACCGCGGCGAGACGGTGCTCGCCGGCGTGTACACGGGCGACTGGTTCGACACCGGAACCCTGGACTCGTTCCTGGCCACCAGCGCCTACCTGGTGAAGGGGGGATCGCTCATCGCCGAGGGGGCTCGGGCGAGCGGCGAGGTCGGGCCCGGCGTCGTGGTTGGCGAAGGGGCATCCGTCGCGTGCGGGCGCCTCGAGGATTGTGTGGTGTTGCCCGGGGCGGACGTCCGCGTGGGCGGGACCCTGAGGCACAGTGTCGTGGGGGGCACGCTCCGGGCGGACGGCGATGTCGAGGGGCTGTTGTCCTACGAGGATTGA
- the hisC gene encoding histidinol-phosphate transaminase gives MIRPNVLKMHPYSPGKPIEEAQRELGLERVIKLASNENPLGPSPKAVRAAADAAAQMHLYPDASGYALRQALAKRHALPYEQIVLGNGSDELIHLLGLALLGPDDELMVGNPSFVRYDAAAQIAPCRLVKIPLDTRFRHDLSAMAKAVTERTKLVFVANPNNPTGTVVTRTEWRAFLRDLPKTTLAVLDEAYFEFAAHLEDFPDSMEDVREGLPVVGMRTFSKTYGLAGIRMGYAACPPVIADALFRIREPFSVNSLAQAAAMAALDDEAHLARTIENNRLGLETIAGAFRAVGVEPCESYGNFVFADLGRPAAPVLDGLLRKGVIVRGLGHPQWLRVSVGTPEENELFAEALQAVWPG, from the coding sequence ATGATCCGTCCGAACGTGCTGAAGATGCACCCCTACTCGCCGGGCAAACCCATCGAGGAGGCCCAGCGCGAACTTGGGTTGGAGCGCGTGATCAAGCTCGCGAGCAACGAGAACCCGCTGGGGCCGTCCCCGAAGGCCGTTCGGGCCGCAGCCGACGCCGCGGCCCAGATGCACCTCTATCCCGATGCGTCCGGCTACGCCTTGCGCCAAGCGCTGGCCAAGCGCCATGCGCTGCCGTACGAGCAGATCGTGCTGGGCAACGGCAGCGACGAACTGATTCACCTGCTCGGGCTTGCGCTGCTCGGGCCGGACGACGAGCTGATGGTCGGCAATCCGTCGTTCGTCCGCTACGACGCGGCGGCCCAGATCGCCCCGTGTCGGCTCGTGAAGATCCCGCTGGACACGCGGTTCCGGCACGATCTGTCCGCGATGGCGAAAGCGGTCACCGAGCGCACGAAGCTCGTGTTCGTGGCGAACCCCAACAACCCCACCGGGACGGTCGTGACCCGCACCGAGTGGCGCGCGTTTCTGCGCGATCTGCCCAAGACGACGCTGGCCGTGCTGGACGAGGCGTACTTCGAGTTCGCCGCGCACCTGGAGGATTTCCCCGACAGCATGGAGGACGTGCGCGAGGGGCTCCCCGTGGTGGGCATGCGCACGTTCAGCAAGACGTATGGGCTGGCGGGCATCCGCATGGGCTACGCGGCGTGCCCGCCCGTGATCGCCGACGCGCTCTTCCGCATTCGCGAGCCGTTCTCGGTGAACTCGCTCGCCCAGGCCGCGGCGATGGCCGCCCTCGACGACGAGGCGCATCTGGCGCGAACGATCGAGAACAACCGGCTCGGGCTGGAGACCATTGCCGGCGCGTTCCGCGCCGTGGGAGTCGAGCCGTGCGAGAGCTACGGAAACTTCGTGTTCGCGGATCTCGGCCGCCCAGCGGCGCCCGTGCTCGACGGCCTGTTGCGGAAGGGCGTGATCGTGCGGGGGCTGGGGCATCCGCAGTGGTTGCGGGTCAGTGTCGGCACCCCCGAAGAGAACGAGCTGTTCGCAGAGGCGCTGCAAGCCGTTTGGCCTGGGTAG